A genome region from Deinococcus sp. KNUC1210 includes the following:
- a CDS encoding FeoC-like transcriptional regulator, protein MSRLGTILSALHGQPRTLSELSGDLGSSPAAVEGMLQTLFASGYVQDASPTADGCACNGCSLKSLCRNAAGDVPALNLLRLTEKGEKLLQKTP, encoded by the coding sequence ATGAGCCGCCTGGGTACCATCCTCAGCGCCCTGCACGGGCAGCCGCGCACCCTGAGCGAGCTGAGCGGTGATCTGGGCAGTAGCCCTGCTGCCGTGGAAGGCATGCTCCAGACGCTCTTTGCCAGCGGCTACGTGCAGGACGCCTCGCCCACCGCCGACGGCTGCGCCTGCAACGGCTGCAGCCTGAAGAGCCTGTGCCGCAACGCCGCCGGAGACGTGCCCGCGCTGAACCTGCTGCGGCTGACCGAGAAGGGCGAGAAGCTGTTGCAGAAAACCCCGTAA
- a CDS encoding metal-binding protein has protein sequence MPSGRVHNLINIAVFAGLSVAALYLSGTQRVVITPLQAASFSAAFASGTFLLSPDLDLATGNVDSKRHWGPLGFLWVPYGLVFSHRGLSHTWLLGPLTRLVYVALIAALAWGLLYGAGQLVPALKVPLPHLPPLSLSVLGAKFVYPALAGYYLSQWLHLIADGVRPDHGMRLSGKKFRRATRRFR, from the coding sequence GTGCCAAGCGGTCGCGTCCATAACCTCATCAATATCGCCGTCTTCGCTGGGCTGTCGGTCGCCGCGCTGTATCTCAGCGGCACGCAGCGCGTCGTCATCACGCCCCTGCAGGCCGCCAGCTTCAGCGCTGCCTTTGCCAGCGGCACGTTTCTGCTGTCGCCCGACCTCGATCTGGCGACGGGCAACGTGGATTCCAAACGCCACTGGGGACCGCTGGGGTTTCTGTGGGTGCCCTATGGACTGGTGTTCAGTCACCGGGGCCTGAGCCACACCTGGCTGCTGGGACCGCTGACCCGACTGGTCTACGTCGCCCTGATCGCGGCGCTGGCCTGGGGCCTGCTGTACGGCGCGGGTCAACTCGTCCCGGCGCTGAAGGTGCCTCTGCCGCATCTGCCGCCGCTGAGCCTGAGCGTCCTGGGAGCCAAATTCGTGTATCCGGCGCTGGCGGGCTACTACCTGAGCCAGTGGCTGCACCTGATCGCAGACGGCGTGCGGCCCGATCACGGTATGCGGCTGAGCGGAAAGAAATTCCGCAGGGCGACGCGGCGATTTCGGTAG
- a CDS encoding S8 family serine peptidase: MKMFSFRGPVAAAFLSAVLVACPQPSSPGDTLEGQAITLGYDLDLQLQQNFTGSWAVSSLPDWLSAVPSTGTGPLSLALHAKRSASVPTAAAQAALTGTVVVQWRSSDGKQTGEAVFPVQADLYRLQGQVGVSGTALVASDLSTSAAALRGLSVVPATPSRVIVTYRSAAARTSALGQERGVRSAAGQTLTLETTDVAATLARLRQQPGVQSAVPDAVMSALDLSQGAASAVPTATSTQALAAPLNPTDEYAASQWAYRLLGYPAVWRDMQQTPYTHAVTVAVLDTGVRYDHPDLKGKLYGPGDGALDVLGETTNGDGDGVDNDPTDPATPGRSDISHGTHVSGIIAANWGSFAPPCPTCSGSGVVGASYTAPIKVLPVRVLDAPGGNGSESDIALAVRYAAGEPNVVVGGKSYTNPHPAQIINLSLGGH; the protein is encoded by the coding sequence ATGAAGATGTTTTCCTTTCGGGGTCCGGTGGCGGCGGCTTTCCTCAGTGCGGTTCTGGTTGCCTGTCCACAGCCGTCGTCGCCCGGTGACACGCTGGAAGGCCAGGCGATCACGCTCGGCTACGATCTGGACCTTCAGTTGCAGCAGAACTTCACCGGAAGCTGGGCGGTCAGCAGCCTGCCCGACTGGCTGAGCGCCGTGCCCAGCACCGGCACCGGCCCGCTGAGCCTCGCGCTGCACGCCAAACGCAGCGCCTCGGTTCCGACGGCTGCGGCTCAGGCGGCCCTGACCGGCACGGTGGTGGTGCAGTGGCGCAGCAGCGACGGCAAGCAGACAGGTGAGGCGGTGTTTCCCGTTCAGGCCGATCTGTACCGCCTTCAGGGGCAGGTGGGCGTCAGCGGAACGGCTCTGGTCGCCAGCGATCTGAGTACCTCGGCGGCGGCCCTGCGCGGTCTGTCGGTGGTGCCCGCCACGCCTTCCCGCGTCATCGTGACGTACCGTTCGGCGGCAGCCCGCACCTCTGCCCTGGGGCAGGAACGCGGTGTTCGCAGCGCGGCGGGTCAGACTCTGACGCTGGAGACCACCGATGTCGCCGCGACCCTGGCACGTCTGAGACAGCAGCCGGGGGTGCAGTCGGCGGTTCCGGACGCGGTGATGAGCGCTCTGGATCTGTCGCAGGGCGCTGCGTCGGCCGTGCCTACAGCCACCAGCACGCAGGCACTGGCCGCGCCCCTGAACCCCACCGACGAGTACGCGGCGTCCCAGTGGGCTTACCGGCTGCTCGGGTATCCGGCGGTCTGGCGCGACATGCAGCAGACACCGTACACCCACGCCGTCACGGTGGCCGTGCTCGACACCGGCGTCCGCTACGATCACCCCGACCTCAAGGGCAAGTTGTACGGCCCCGGCGACGGCGCACTCGACGTGCTGGGCGAGACCACCAACGGCGACGGAGACGGCGTGGACAACGATCCCACCGATCCTGCCACGCCGGGGCGCAGCGACATCAGCCACGGCACGCACGTCTCGGGCATCATCGCGGCCAACTGGGGCAGTTTCGCGCCGCCCTGTCCTACGTGTTCGGGTAGTGGCGTGGTGGGCGCGTCGTACACCGCGCCGATCAAGGTGCTTCCGGTCCGGGTGCTCGACGCGCCGGGCGGCAACGGCAGCGAATCCGATATCGCCCTTGCCGTGCGCTACGCGGCAGGCGAGCCGAATGTGGTCGTGGGCGGAAAGAGCTACACCAATCCGCACCCCGCGCAGATCATCAATCTGTCGCTGGGGGGCCACTGA
- a CDS encoding S8 family serine peptidase: MCDAVAEATRRGALVVAAAGNNGGTRPVYPAACPDAVSVASVSLSESAVPMHAYYSDQYAQVALSAPGGNPYTTYNGGKFNGQPMPDEILSTGWNYTDNLPSYALEAGTSQAAPQVAALAALLLSKGVAATPAAALARMTQTASDLGAAGRDALFGAGLINPAAALGAAAVGSGVGLSVQDALGRSYAPALDALGRFDAYLPDGTFRVVAGLDSNGNGFAGETGEPRSERSVSFGPALTSLNVGTLAPTTTP, translated from the coding sequence ATGTGTGACGCTGTGGCCGAGGCCACCCGGCGGGGTGCGCTGGTGGTGGCGGCGGCTGGCAACAACGGCGGCACCAGACCGGTCTATCCGGCGGCCTGTCCGGACGCGGTTTCTGTGGCGTCGGTGTCGCTGTCTGAGAGCGCCGTGCCGATGCACGCCTATTACAGCGATCAGTATGCTCAGGTCGCGCTGAGTGCGCCGGGCGGCAATCCCTATACCACCTACAACGGCGGCAAGTTCAACGGCCAGCCGATGCCCGACGAGATTCTCTCGACCGGCTGGAACTACACCGATAATCTGCCGAGCTACGCCCTGGAAGCCGGAACGAGTCAGGCGGCCCCACAGGTGGCAGCGCTGGCGGCCCTGCTGCTGAGCAAGGGTGTGGCAGCGACGCCGGCAGCCGCTCTGGCCCGCATGACCCAGACCGCCAGCGACCTGGGTGCAGCGGGCCGAGACGCGCTGTTCGGCGCAGGGCTGATCAATCCGGCGGCAGCGCTGGGGGCGGCGGCGGTCGGCAGCGGTGTGGGCCTGAGCGTGCAGGACGCGCTGGGCCGCAGCTATGCCCCGGCTCTCGACGCGCTGGGCCGCTTCGACGCCTACCTGCCCGACGGTACCTTCCGGGTGGTGGCAGGCCTGGACAGCAACGGCAACGGCTTTGCTGGCGAAACAGGCGAGCCGCGCAGTGAACGCAGCGTCAGTTTCGGTCCCGCCCTCACCTCGCTGAACGTGGGCACACTGGCCCCCACGACCACTCCCTGA
- a CDS encoding S8 family serine peptidase, giving the protein MAAAGNTADEGLYFPASDPNVLAVGALAKTDDLACYSARPKSGQKALDLVAPGGNAGTGTANCFSASDYDILGLDARSVPNSNRSQNGYGLRAGTSEAAPQVAGAASLLRAFRSDLSAAQIKGTLTGSAKTVAGGKLLDMGAAVRLAAALPGTSARAYSLSVQALQNTTVVKTFSANGTLAAGSSSAPYNVAGLSAGTYTLSATLKVSGQTYTGSSTVTVSGNVTGKTVTAQ; this is encoded by the coding sequence GTGGCAGCGGCGGGCAACACCGCCGACGAAGGCCTGTACTTTCCCGCTTCCGATCCGAACGTGCTGGCGGTGGGTGCACTCGCAAAAACCGACGATCTGGCCTGCTACAGCGCCCGCCCCAAGTCCGGGCAGAAGGCGCTCGATCTGGTGGCCCCCGGCGGCAATGCGGGTACGGGCACGGCCAACTGCTTCAGCGCGTCCGATTACGACATCCTGGGGCTGGATGCCAGGAGCGTGCCGAACAGTAACCGCAGTCAGAACGGGTACGGGCTGCGGGCCGGAACGAGTGAAGCGGCTCCGCAGGTGGCGGGCGCGGCATCACTGCTGCGGGCCTTTCGCAGCGACCTGAGCGCCGCCCAGATCAAGGGCACCCTGACCGGCAGCGCCAAAACAGTGGCAGGCGGCAAGCTGCTCGACATGGGGGCGGCGGTTCGGCTGGCGGCGGCCCTGCCCGGCACCAGCGCCCGCGCCTACAGCCTCAGCGTCCAGGCGCTCCAGAACACCACGGTGGTCAAGACCTTCAGCGCCAACGGCACGCTGGCGGCAGGCTCCAGCAGCGCTCCTTACAACGTTGCCGGGCTGTCGGCAGGCACGTACACCCTGTCGGCCACCCTCAAGGTGTCGGGCCAGACGTATACCGGCTCCAGCACGGTGACCGTCAGCGGCAACGTGACCGGAAAGACCGTCACCGCTCAGTAG